A region from the Patescibacteria group bacterium genome encodes:
- a CDS encoding response regulator, whose amino-acid sequence MIKILVIDDEIGNRHTDYHQDFVKKYSDPDFQFVFCDGRNENRQYTIQTVLNFVRQNLDADIIILDRVFGDQNQFGVETLGRIRELSPNIPVVMHSSELDSDTRTKCTFFGAAGFLKKGITVEKFREEIFRLVKSK is encoded by the coding sequence ATGATTAAGATTTTGGTGATTGATGATGAGATAGGCAATCGTCATACTGATTATCATCAGGATTTCGTCAAAAAATACAGTGACCCTGATTTCCAGTTTGTATTCTGTGATGGTCGGAATGAGAATCGTCAATATACCATCCAAACTGTGCTGAATTTCGTTCGGCAAAATCTGGATGCCGACATCATTATTCTTGATCGAGTTTTTGGCGATCAGAACCAATTCGGTGTCGAAACACTGGGGAGGATTAGAGAATTGAGTCCTAACATTCCAGTAGTAATGCATAGCAGCGAACTCGACTCGGATACCAGAACAAAGTGCACTTTTTTTGGTGCTGCTGGTTTTCTGAAAAAAGGGATTACGGTTGAGAAGTTCCGAGAAGAAATTTTTCGCCTGGTAAAATCAAAATAA